The proteins below are encoded in one region of Pomacea canaliculata isolate SZHN2017 linkage group LG7, ASM307304v1, whole genome shotgun sequence:
- the LOC112567725 gene encoding uncharacterized protein LOC112567725 has translation MTVTVQKFQGNRPRIDGKYWTTSATPQGVTTTARSTMDPKEIEDRMAAAEALSSLGLPATFPGANTTVPAISILQTDSEPAGEKIQSVKSRTKERGRGKSEQRETGRETKSRSSRGRGRGRGSATTESGGSGNSVSSVTLNVPQVSVPHVLPISSLPSSALGHFSLPLTSITDSAHVQIVHAANATRGRRKNTKNVGKGEKTSQAGTTQQQIGLRGGPGVAFHLAGSQGFEHTLSDRTNLHTGAHIIPVVSFASLATTAAAAPQGHLSDAEQFPRITPVQSAAVALPTTVAATCLPVSAASGSGTPENLPSLSLSVTLPSVSLGSIGLTSLPSIPNLPSLPNAIASLQLNSTVQTPLLPDLLSPEAQLSPQPRDSSDKSLPLKKRKIVESVSGTPLPSTFLSISSATSPVASPQTLPTTSSFPPISQPSVTTTATAKAETPTPSTIDGPAETAEKQIETPAQVVSPGPTPAALLSQVLPPAISLQLLSEINTAITPDEDGDLPLHIAVVHENDMMVKKLIQLMGLVYRSVDRYNKQQQTPLHLAIKLAYLPGIQLLLDAGADPNLVDSSGSTSIHMAVQGRDPDCLEALLQWSKHRCDLNYRNFEGMAPLHTAVMNNDIELVKKLLDHGADINIMDGKSGRTVLFHAAEGNQKPIVELLLRRGADPEIANYAGVIPTMAAQGRSHTSVARILARAVDEGLDDVGEDMETQSPPALEIAVSEDSSDSSKPAAMDRVKGSMAGVLSDMAARVSSAQSQSRSQALSSGKSYVQLKGQTLSTNEGQGESTTGVATATLHPGAKLPSQSVLQENCVVDGKIKQNFKLGPSPEEATILKDSTMKDHLNIPIHKEGDAPRLNMGMLGPNACSMDVDESGVPQASLAKVIQNLIIKAWTEKQNGGENAEARESPKPVVTSAPATALQARLAGLTSVTPGVSQVGMVTTPAEHSLKLVPISEQSAVRVSSFTPVMPVVASPSAAVSDKVSSGVLGTLPSVAHTQATRPLFLFRSSTNDPSGSSGGSVELRHVTPDDLLALRQSPTNSVRPSLNTQPSSFQHLRSFLASSGIPLSRMNALPSENSQSKAAANHIIPDNLGVVKAFYEPDDVADQPKDYSLKSRKGEGTSVVKSDSEPVKNWSGGKQSGIAAFSEHSKEKSSVEKTDVESASNVVAGQGKNSTSDPTNPEKGKKTKSKASRSKQNATEKKVKRESKLNILPAEGASSSTGMQSEVGSLVSEQNGRLTSRKSCTHSDPATHPMVLFSSQQNTAASKVDPQSSIPKEQPMEMG, from the exons ATGACCGTTACAGTGCAGAAATTTCAAGGTAACCGACCTAGAATCGACGGAAAGTACTGGACAACAAGTGCGACTCCACAAGGCGTAACCACAACCGCACGAAGCACGATGGACCCAAAGGAGATTGAAGACAGAATGGCAGCTGCCGAAGCGCTGTCTTCCTTGGGCTTGCCGGCGACTTTTCCGGGCGCAAACACCACGGTGCCTGCCATAAGCATCCTCCAAACTGATTCAGAGCCTGCTGGGGAGAAAATACAGAGCGTGAAGAGCCGAACGAAGGAGCGAGGCCGAGGTAAGAGCGAACAACGTGAAACGGGACGCGAAACCAAAAGTAGGTCAAGTCGTGGCCGGGGTCGAGGACGGGGTTCAGCTACAACAGagagtggtggtagtggtaatAGTGTCAGCTCTGTCACCCTGAACGTACCTCAGGTGAGTGTGCCACATGTTTTGCCGATCTCTTCGCTGCCTTCATCGGCGTTAGGCCATTTCTCGTTGCCGCTGACATCTATAACAGACTCTGCGCATGTGCAGATTGTGCATGCTGCGAACGCTACACGTGGAAGACGcaaaaacaccaaaaatgtTGGCAAAGGAGAGAAAACTTCCCAGGCTGGTACAACGCAGCAGCAGATTGGCCTTCGTGGTGGTCCGGGAGTTGCGTTTCACCTCGCAGGATCGCAGGGATTCGAACACACGCTTTCAGATAGGACCAACCTCCACACAGGTGCTCATATTATTCCTGTAGTTTCATTCGCAAGCctagcaacaacagcagcagcagcaccacagggCCACCTTAGTGATGCAGAACAGTTTCCCAGAATCACACCTGTACAGAGTGCAGCGGTGGCCTTGCCCACAACTGTTGCAGCAACTTGCTTACCTGTAAGTGCAGCAAGTGGGTCTGGAACTCCTGAAAATCTGCCCAGTTTGTCCCTCAGTGTCACCCTGCCAAGTGTCTCTTTGGGCAGCATTGGGCTCACAAGCCTGCCCAGCATTCCAAATCTTCCCAGTCTTCCTAATGCTATTGCCTCCCTCCAGCTGAACAGCACAG TGCAGACACCTTTGTTGCCAGATTTGCTTAGTCCTGAGGCCCAACTCAGTCCTCAGCCCAGAGACAGCAGTGACAAGTCTCTTCCTCTGAAGAAGCGAAAGATTGTTGAGTCGGTCTCGGGCACACCTCTaccttcaacatttttgtcCATCAGTTCAGCTACCAGTCCAGTTGCCTCCCCTCAAACCCTGCCAACCACATCATCATTTCCACCAATATCTCAACCATCAGTGACAACAACTGCCACAGCAAAAGCTGAGACACCAACACCCTCCACAATTGATGGGCCAGCTGAGACAGCAGAGAAGCAAATAGAGACACCTGCACAGG ttGTGTCGCCTGGTCCTACGCCAGCGGCCCTGTTGTCACAAGTTCTGCCACCTGCAATTAGTCTGCAGCTGTTGTCAGAGATCAACACCGCTATTACACCGGATGAAGATGGAGATTT ACCTCTTCATATTGCTGTAGTCCATGAGAATGATATGATGGTCAAGAAACTGATACAGCTTATGGGCCTTGTGTATCGCAGTGTGGACCGATACAATAAGCAGCAGCAA ACACCTCTGCACCTGGCCATCAAACTGGCTTACTTGCCTGGTATACAACTGCTGCTGGACGCTGGTGCAGACCCTAATCTTGTGGACAGCTCAGGGTCAACCAGCATCCACATGGCTGTCCAGGGCAGAGATCCAGACTGCCTTGAGGCGCTATTACAGTGGAGTAAACACAGATGTGATCTCAACTATCGTAATTTTGAAG GAATGGCCCCACTGCACACAGCTGTGATGAACAATGACATCGAACTTGTCAAGAAACTGCTGGATCATGGAGCTGATATCAACATCATG GATGGAAAGAGTGGTCGAACAGTGTTGTTCCATGCTGCTGAGGGAAATCAAAAGCCAATTGTGGAATTGCTTTTGCGTCGAGGGGCAGATCCTGAAATTGCCAACTATGCTGGTGTCATTCCCACCATGGCAGCTCAAGGACGAAGTCACACCAGTGTCGCTCGCATTCTTGCTCGAGCAGTAGATGAAGGACTTGATGATGTTGGTGAAGACATGGAAACACAGTCACCTCCTGCACTGGAA ATTGCGGTGTCAGAAGACAGCTCAGATTCATCCAAACCAGCTGCAATGGACAGGGTGAAGGGGAGCATGGCTGGTGTGCTCTCTGACATGGCAGCCAGAGTGAGCAGTGCTCAGTCACAGAGTAGAAGCCAAGCACTCTCTTCAGGCAAAAGTTATGTTCAGCTGAAGGGCCAAACTCTGTCTACAAACGAGGGTCAAGGTGAATCAACCACTGGTGTTGCCACGGCGACGTTGCATCCAGGTGCGAAGCTGCCTTCCCAGTCTGTGTTGCAAGAGAACTGTGTTGTGGATGGCAAGATTAAACAGAATTTCAAGCTGGGCCCTTCACCTGAGGAAGCTACTATCCTGAAAGACAGCACTATGAAAGACCATCTGAATATTCCGATTCACAAAGAAGGTGATGCACCCAGATTAAACATGGGAATGCTGGGACCGAATGCATGCTCTATGGATGTGGACGAGAGTGGTGTGCCTCAGGCTTCACTAGCCAAGGTTATTCAAAACCTCATCATCAAGGcctggacagaaaaacaaaatggaggaGAGAATGCAGAGGCGAGAGAAAGCCCAAAGCCAGTGGTTACCTCTGCTCCTGCCACAGCATTGCAGGCGAGACTTGCTGGTTTGACATCTGTAACTCCAGGTGTCAGTCAGGTTGGCATGGTAACCACCCCTGCAGAACACAGTTTGAAACTTGTGCCTATTTCCGAACAAAGTGCAGTGAGAGTGTCTTCTTTCACTCCTGTCATGCCAGTAGTAGCCTCCCCTTCAGCAGCAGTGAGTGACAAAGTCAGCTCTGGGGTCTTGGGGACTTTACCATCTGTGGCTCATACCCAGGCAACTCGGCCCCTATTTTTGTTTCGTTCATCCACCAACGATCCCAGCGGCAGCAGTGGTGGATCAGTGGAATTGCGCCATGTTACACCGGATGACTTGCTTGCTCTGCGACAGTCACCAACAAATTCTGTTAGACCAAGCTTAAACACACAGCCCTCTAGTTTTCAACACCTGCGGAGTTTTCTGGCATCAAGTGGTATTCCTTTGTCAAGAATGAATGCCTTGCCATCAGAAAATAGTCAAAGCAAAGCTGCGGCTAATCACATTATCCCGGATAATTTGGGTGTTGTCAAGGCATTTTATGAACCTGACGATGTGGCAGATCAACCGAAGGACTATTCTCTGAAATCGCGGAAAGGTGAAGGCACTAGTGTTGTGAAATCAGATTCAGAGCCTGTGAAAAATTGGTCAGGGGGAAAACAGTCTGGTATTGCAGCTTTCTCTGAACATTCCAAAGAAAAATCTTCAGTGGAGAAGACAGATGTTGAAAGTGCCAGCAATGTTGTAGCTGGACAGGGTAAGAATTCTACTTCAGATCCAACAAATCCTGAAAAAGGtaagaagacaaaaagcaaaGCCAGTAGAAGCAAACAGAATGCAACAGAGAAAAAGGTTAAAAGAGAATCCAAACTGAATATCCTTCCTGCTGAGGGAGCCAGTTCTTCTACTGGAATGCAAAGTGAAGTGGGCAGCCTAGTGAGTGAACAGAATGGCAGGTTAACATCCAGAAAATCCTGTACACATTCAGATCCTGCAACCCATCCCATGGTATTGTTCTCATCACAGCAAAATACAGCGGCTTCTAAAGTGGATCCGCAGAGCAGCATACCGAAGGAGCAGCCCATGGAAATGGGATAG